In Methanococcus voltae, the sequence GACCATATTGACATTTCCAAATTGAAAAATGGCGACAAAATCGTGGTTGATGGAAATAATGGGATGGTTAAAATTGAAAATTAATAGATTAAAAAATAAAATATTAAAAAAATAAAATATACTTAAAATGATATATTACATAATTAAATTAATTTTTTATTAGGTTTTTAGTTTATTTTTAGTATATTAATCTTTTTTATCATTTAATATATCTATATTTTCGTTGTTTTCATTTTCTTTAGGCATTATAGCTTCGTTGGTAATTTCTTCGTCTGCAGTTTCTTCAATATTTTGTATATTAATATTAGATACGTTATGGTCATTATTTTCAGTAATTTTAGTACTTTCTTCGCCAATAATTTCAGTATCAACCTCATCCCTAAATAAATCATCCTCTTTTTCTTCTATTTGCATTAATTCAAGATTTTTAAGATGTTCAACCATTTTACAACGTTCTGAAAGTTTATTGGAGATATATGCCCAAAGTATAAAGATTATAAAAATTGCACCGAGCCATGCGTAAATTCCTAAATTATTGGTTAATAAATAAGCCATTATTAGTATTAAAATGCCCAATATTACCCGTAAAACCCTAATTCTAACTATAGAATCTTTTTCTTTAATAATACTATGTTGAATATCCTCTAATTTTTTTGACGAATAACTCATTATACCACCCCTCATTTCAAAATAAATTATGTACATCATAGTATTTATATACTATAATTTATCGATACAATTGTCAATATATAAAATAAATATAATTGATAATAAAAATGTAAAAATGTAAAATAATAAAAATATAAGTTTAGATTAATTTAAAATTATTTAAAATTATTTAAACGTAATTTAAACGTAATTTAAAGTTTATTAGCTTCTTTCAGTAAATCTACAAGTACTATTGATACCATACTCTCTAAAACCGGTATTACACGAGGAACAATTATCGGGTCGTGTCTACCTTCGATTATAAGCTTCGTATTTGTTTTTTTCTTTAAATTTACTGTGTTTTGCTCTTTAAATATTGAAGGTGTTGGTTTTATTGCCACTTTAATGATTATAGGCGTTCCAGTACTAATTCCTGCAATAATACCACCACAATTATTTGAATTATAGGTTAATTCATTCGTATTATAACAGTATTCGTCATTGTTCTCGCTACCGTACAACTCAGCTACGTCAAAACCCTTTCCAATTTCAACACCCTTAACTGCATTAATGGACATAAGTGCTTCTGAAATTCTCGCATTTAACTTATTAAATAAAGGTTCACCGATTCCTTGGGGCACATTTAAAATTATGAGTTCCACAATACCTCCAACACTGTCATTGTTTTTCATTGCATCTAAAACGTACTTTTCCATATCCGAATAGTTATTTGATAGTGTTCTAAGTGAATTATTATCTAAATCGTTTAAAATTTTGTTTAACTGTTTTTCATCATTTAATTTTTTGGCAAATTCTGAATTTGAATAATAGCTTACATCACCCTCAATTTTTCCGATTTTTATAGCGTGTCCAAAAATTTTGATTTTGGT encodes:
- the aroC gene encoding chorismate synthase, with the protein product MNTYGNLFRITVWGESHGKALGAVIDGCPPNLELSEADIQKELNRRRPGYSIFSTPRKEEDKVEILSGVFEGKTTGTPISALVYNTNQKSKDYSALKDTPRPGHADLNYILKYGNYDYRGGGRTSGRTTIGHVIGGAVAKKILNGTMNDNIKDNINDKNTKIKIFGHAIKIGKIEGDVSYYSNSEFAKKLNDEKQLNKILNDLDNNSLRTLSNNYSDMEKYVLDAMKNNDSVGGIVELIILNVPQGIGEPLFNKLNARISEALMSINAVKGVEIGKGFDVAELYGSENNDEYCYNTNELTYNSNNCGGIIAGISTGTPIIIKVAIKPTPSIFKEQNTVNLKKKTNTKLIIEGRHDPIIVPRVIPVLESMVSIVLVDLLKEANKL